A region of the Coriobacteriia bacterium genome:
GGAACTCCTCGCGGCCCAGGCCACAGGCCTCGCACGTGTCCATCTGGTCGCGGCTCGCGCCTCTGGCGAACGCCTTCTCCTTCCAGCGCTTCAGAAGCGCCGGGACGTCGACGGCGTCGAGCCGCTTCTCCGGCCGCACGAGCGCGGCCGCGACGATGAACCCCGTGGTCGGGTCCGCGGCGTACAGCGCGTGGTCCATCGCCGACTCGCGCGGCGCCTTCTGCGCGTGCGCGAGGATGGCGTGGACGCTCTCGTCGTCGACCCGCCCGTCGAGCAACTCGGCGGTGACCAGGCCGTGGCGCGCCGGATCGTCCGCCGTCGTCGCGTAGTCGAGGTCGTGGAGGAGACCCGCGACCTCCCAGCGGTCGGCGTCGGCCGAGTCCTGGCCGAGGCGCTGCGCGAGCGCGCGCATTATCGCGCCGGTGGCGACCGAATGGTTGACGAGGTTCGCCTGCGGGACGTGCTCCTTCACGAGCGACAATGCCTGTTCGCGGTCCATCCGCGCTCCCCTCAGACGACGGCTCGCGCCGCCTCGATCCGCTGTGCGAGCCACGCCACCCAGTCCGCCACTCCGTCGCCCCTCGTCGCCGAGACCGGGAAGACCGGCGCGGCCG
Encoded here:
- a CDS encoding HD domain-containing protein, giving the protein MDREQALSLVKEHVPQANLVNHSVATGAIMRALAQRLGQDSADADRWEVAGLLHDLDYATTADDPARHGLVTAELLDGRVDDESVHAILAHAQKAPRESAMDHALYAADPTTGFIVAAALVRPEKRLDAVDVPALLKRWKEKAFARGASRDQMDTCEACGLGREEFLALSLAAMQARSKDLGL